CTCGCCGAACAGCGCCTCGGCCGCATCGAGGATCTTGTCGCGCGTCGTGTCCGTCGATCCCGACGCGCGGCGCCGTTTCGCGCCGGCTTCGCTGGTCTTCGCATTACGTGTCGCCTGCGTCTTGGCCATCTTTGTGGTTCTCGTCCTCGGGCGGATCATGTCCGCGGCCTGCCGACTATCGCCGGATTTTGCATCGATACAAGACCTTTACTAAAATTGGTCGGTCGACTAAACAATAGCGGTTCCTGGGAGGATGACCATGACCTGCATTCAGAACGCTCTCGTGGTGGGCGGAGGCATTTCCGGGCTGTGCCTTGCGATTGCGATGCGCGACCGGGGGGTCGCCGTCGACATCGCCGAACTCAAGACCGAGTGGACCGTCTACGGTGTCGGCATCATACAGCAGTCGAACGTCGTGCGCGCCATGGCCTTCGGCGACATGCCCGGGGCCCGGCTGGGCCACCGCAGCGCCGCGGTCTACGACGAGCTCACCATGTCGGTGGCCTCGCTGGTGGGTCCCTACGGCTTCGACCCCTTCTCGCCGATCTCGTCCATCTTGAACCCGCCGCAGGGCGGGCGCAGCTTCAACATCGCCGACCGGGCGATGGCGCTGACCGCACGGTCGCCGAATCTCTTGGTGACCTCCACGCTCAACGCCTACCGGCTCTGGCCCAAGCCCGACCGCCCGCTGCCCCTGCGCCGGGGCCCGACGGTGACGGCCACCCAATTCGTGCCGGCCATGGCCCTCTACGAGGCCGGCTCCGAGGCGAAAAACGGCGGCACCCGCGCCAACCTGCTGCGCACGCTCTGGCTCAACATGGGCACGATGCCGGAATACCAGCGCGAGGTGCCTTCGATCGCCGAGACCTTCACGCGCTTCGATCGGCCCGTCGATCTCTCGGTCGAGACCGCCCTCGCCCAGCGCTTCGCGGGCATCGAGGAATTGTTCCCCACCGCGGAGGGCATCCGTACCCTCGAGGTCGAGCGCCGCGAAGCGGAAGCCCGCCTTCGGGACGCCAGCGGGCAACCCGGCCGGGGCGAGGAAGTCACCGCGACCCTGCGCGACCTCGAATTGGTGAACAACACCCTCGACGCTCAGACGCGGCTCCTGCTGCGCAACCGCCTCACCGAGCTCGACCTCCGCATCGCCCAAGAGCAAAGCAACGGCGGCATCCCCGCCGCAGAGGCCAAGGGCGTGCGCCGCCTGCAGCGCGTCGTCCGCGCCCGCCTGCAGCTGCTCGACCGGGTCGAGGCGAAGCTCGCCCGAGGCAAAGAGTTGGACCGCACCGAGCGCTCCTTCGTCGAGCGCATGGGCGCCGCGATCGCCGGCCGTGACAACACAGCGGGCATCGACCGACTGGTCGAGCAGATCGACCACTACTTTCAGCTACGCGACCGGGGCATCGGACTTCGGGAAAACCTGATCGCGATCCAAAACGCCTATTACGACTTCGTCACAACCTGGAACGAGCGGCGGAAAGACCCGAACAACCCCGAGCACGCGCAGCTCCACATCAGCGAGGCGGTGGGCTACGATTCGGTCTGGGCAGACTATCGCCGGGCCATCGAGACCACCCTCAACATTTATAACGTGACGCCCGGACGCTGGAACGGCGAGATCATCCCCGACATCGAGTTCCGCCGCGACGGCGACGCCACTCTCGTCGAGCCCCGCGGCTGGCAGGCCAGCCGGGAGTTCAGCCGGGGAGCGCTCTGGCGCTTCCTTCTGGACGACACCACCGGCATCGTCCGCGTGGCGAAGCGGCTCAAGGATTTCGACGACAGCCCCAACCTCTACCTCACCTTGCACGGGCGCGGCTGGGGCTGGCGCATGCTGGATCGCACCCACACGCGGCTGAGGATCGAAAATACAGAAAACCTGCGCGACGTCGCCAACACCCAGTCGGTCATCGCGCCCACCCACGACAGCGGCGCCGAGTTCATGACGGTGCCGGGCGTGGTGCACGACTTCGGCCTGAACGCCTTCTTCATGGCCGACCGCAAGTTCTTCGACCCCTTCCCCAAGCCGCCGGCCTTCGGCCTGATCAAGGCCCTGCTGGGCCCCATGGACCAATACGGCCACCTGGCCATCGACCGCAGCGACCGCCGCGCGGCGATGCAGGTCATGGCCAACGCCGGGCGCTTCATCCGCGAGCGGGGCCGCTCGATCATCATCTTCCCGGGCGGGACGCGCAATCTCGTGCGCTACGACGAGAACGGCGAGCGCTACGAGGGGCCGATCTACGGCAGCCGCCCCGGCGTCGCGATGACGATGGAGGAGTCCCATGCCCCGATCCTGCCGATCGGTCTGGTCAACGGCGGCGTCATCTTCCCGAAGCAGAACGGCGACGCCTTCTTGCGCCGCGGCGCCGCACTGGGACGCACCTACACCTTCCGCTTCGGCACGCCCCTGCTCTACAACCAAGTGGTCGAGGGCAACCCCGAGCCCCGCGGCCCCATCCTGCGGACGGCGGTCACGCGCGAGCTCGACCGGCAGTACGGCGAGCTGACCGGCCGCGAGATCGCCCCGCCCGCCCAGAGCAAGGCCAAGAAGGGGCGGTAAGCACCCGCTCTATTTGCACTCTTTTTTGAATTTCCCGGTGAGGAGAAGGTCGACCTGCGTCCAGGTCTTGGAGACGCCGTCTTTTCCGGTGTGCTTGTCCTCGCAGGCCTTGTGGATCGAGTCGTAAGGGGCCTGCAGGCCGAACTCCAGCATATCGATCGAGGCCTGGGCCGTCAGCACTCCGTCGGCGCTCACGGTGTAGGCGAAGGGCACGTCCTTGGCCGAGCCGTTCATGCTGATATTGATCGCCATCGTGCCCTTCTGATCGTCGCCCTCCAGCTTGGTCGCCATCGCGTGGATGTGGAAGGGCGGATTGAACTTTTCGAAGAAGAATTGCTGGATGGTCGCGTTGCGGCCCGGATCGTTGGTCTCGACGCTGGCGCCGTCGATGTCGAGGTGCAGGCCCGTGACCAAATCGGCCAGGCTGCCGGCCTGGGTCTTGCCTTTCACCTCGGCCTTGTTGAACTTCCCCTTCACCGGCGTCTTTTCGGTGAACTTGAAGGCGGTCCATTCCAGCTGGATATCCTTGGGATCGGTGGAATAGGTGCAGGCGAACTTCTTGGGACCGCAGGCGTTGAGGGCGAGGACGGAGAGCGATAGGATCGCGAGGGAAATTTTCTTCATGCCGCCCTCTTTACCTCAGGAAAGACGGCGGCTCCAATAAAAAAACCGCCGCCCCAGTCGCGGAGCGGCGGTTTTCGTAAAATAAATTATCTTTATTTTCCGGACTGTTGCGTGGAAGCGACCGGGGCGCCGCCCTCGGTCTGGGCCTGCGGGGCCTTATCCTTCCCGTCTTTCTTCTCCGCATCGCAGGCATAAGAATTGGCGGCGAAGAGGACTGCGAGCAGGGCGGCAAACAAACTGAATTTTTTCATAAACACTCCTTTTTGGTCATGGGATGTCGATACTCTAAAAGATTCGCGTCCCCGAGTCCATAGCCCGCCCCACCCGGCAGCCGTCAAGCGATTCCTGAATCCAGGCCCAAGGCCTCGCGCAGTCCGCCCACCAAGAAGAGCGATCCGGTGGCGACCACCAAGCCTTCCGGGGGCGTTTCAGTGCGCGCCCGGCCCAGGGCCGCCTCGGGCTTTTCGAAAAAATCACCGGTGAGGCCTTCCGCGGCGGCCAACTCCCGCCACCGCTCCAGCGGCAGGCTGCGCTCGTTGGGAAAGACGGTGAAATACCACCTGGGCTTCAAGGCGCCCAAGATGCCGAGGGCGGCGCGGGGATCCTTTTCCTTGGACATGGCCAGGACGACTGAGACCGGACGGCCAGGGAACTTTTCCTGAATATAACGGCCCAAGGCCTCGAGGGCCTGCGGGTTGTGGGCCCCATCCAAGAGGACCGGGGGCGCCCCCTCGACCCGCTCCAGGCGACCCGGATGCGAGACCGCGGCCAGGCCCTCGCGCAGCTCCGTCTCGGACCAAGGCCAGCCCCGCACCGCCAGGGCCCATAAGAGCTCGATCGCGACGGCCGCGTTGGCCAGCTGGTGCCTTCCTTCCAGGGGGATGGAGAGTTCGGTGAAGTCCGCGTAGGAAAAATCGCGGGGCTCTCCCTCGGGCTCGCCGGCCAGGATCGGAAAGGCTCCTGCTTCCAAAGCGAGGCGGCGCAGCTCTTCACGAACCTTCTCCGGCATCGCGCCCAAGACCAGCGGGCGCCAGGGGCGTAGGACCCCCGCCTTTTCCCGCGCGATCTCGGCGAGCGTCGCTCCCAGGACCTCGGTGTGGTCGAGGCCGATGGAGACGATCGCGGAGGCCAGGGGCTCGGCTGCGTTGGTCGCGTCGAGCCGGCCGCCGAGACCGACCTCCAGGACCGCGAACTCGACGCCCTCGCGCCGGAAGACCTCGAAGGCCAAGAGCGTCGCCTGCTCGAACCAGGTCAAGCGCTCGCCCTCCCCCGCCGGGATCCCGCCCTCCGCGTCGGCCAAGCCGGCGCGCTCCCAATCCGCCAGGATTTCCTCCAGGCGCTCCGCGGAGACCTCGCGCCCGCCGATCCGGATCCGCTCCGAGAAGCGAACGAGGTGGGGCGAGGTGTAGAGGCCCGTGCGGTAGCCCGCGCAGCGCAGGACCGATTCGACCATCCGCGCCGTCGAGCCCTTGCCGTTGGTGCCGGCGATCAGGACGCAGGCGAAGGCCTTGTCGGGGTGTCCGATTTTTTCGAGCAGCTCGCGCATGCGGTGCAGGCCGAGGCTCATGCGGCGGTATTCGCCGCGGCTTTGCGCAAGGAAACGCTCGAGCCGGGTCATCAGGTCCTCCGGCGCAGAACGAGGACGGCGATGTCGTCGGGTTTTTGCAGGGCCAGGTGATGGGGGGAGACCTCGCGGGCGATCTCGCGGACGAGGTCGGCGGCCCCGAGGTGGAGGTGATGCTCCACGATCTCGCAGAAACTCTGCTTGTCGAAGCCGGTGGCCCGCATCCTAGGGTCGAAGAGGCCGTCGGTGTAGAAGACGAGCAAGTCGCCCTTGGCCAGATCGATCTTCTTGTTCTGCGGCTTGGATTCGTCCTCGAGACCCAGCGGCAGGTGGTTGGAGAAGACCGTCTGCCACTTCTTCTGGGAGGCTTGGTAGTGCAGCAGGGGCGGGTGCCCGGCGCCCGAGACGCGGAGCTCCCCGTCGGGCCGGTATTCGAAGACCCAACAGGAGATGAACTGATGCAGGCGGATCAGGTCTTCATGCATGGCCCAGCGCAGAACCTGCTGGAGGTAGCCCGGGGAATTGGGGTCGAAGACCATCGAGCGGAAGATCGCGCGGAAGGATGCCATGGTGATCGCCGAGCCGACGTCGTGCCCGGAGACGTCGGCGACCACGCCGCGCAAGCCCTCGCCGACCTGGATCACGTCGTAATAGTCGCCGCCCCCGCGCATCGAGAGCTGGCAGTGACCGCCAACCTCGAGGTCGCCGACGCGGGGAAAATGCTCGGGAACCAGCCGCGACTGGATCTCGTGGACGATCTCCAACTCGCGGTTGAGGCCCTCGTGCTGCTTCACCGTATCGAGCAGGTCGCGGATGCGGAAGGCGCTGGCGGCCTGCGCCGCCATCACGTTGAGCAATTTCAGCTCGTTGGCGGTGAAGCGGGTGCCGTCGCGCTTGTCAGTCAGGTTGAGGACGCCGATGGTCTCCTCGCCGATGTGCATGGGCGAGGCGATGACCGGCACCGAGACGAAGCTCGAGGTGTGGTAGCCCTGGCGGCGCGGCCGGGGGCCGCCCGAGCGCTGCTTGCCGGCGTTGTTGACCAGCAGGGGACGCGAGGTCTTGAAGACGTAGCCGGCGACGCCCTCGCCGGAGGCCACCGCGATCTTGGAGACAATCTTGGAAGAGAGACCGCGCGAGGTCGCCACCCGCAGGCGCTGGGTCTCGGGGTCAAAGAGCAGGAAGGAGGCCCGCTCGACGTTGAAGCGCTCGACGACGAAGTCGAGAAAGCGGTCGTAGAGGTGGTGCTTGGGGCGCAGCTGCTGGATGCCCTCTTGCAGCAGGTTGAAGAGCTCGATGGCGTCGTCCAGCTTCTTGGGCCGGGCCAGCTTGCGGACCAGGACGAGGCGGTTGGGCCGTCCTTTGCGGTACTGGACGGAGTCGAATAGGTTTTTCAGGATGATGAGGCCGCGGCCGTTGGCCTCGAAGTCGGAGGGGCGGCGCCGCAGGGCCGCCTGGAAGGCGAAGCCCTCCCCCCAGTCCTCGATGCGGATCTCGATGCGCCGGGGCAGCGCCTCGAGGGAAAGCCGCGCGGGGCGGCGCGCGTCGCTGCCGCCGTGCAGGAAGGCGTTGCTCAGACCCTCGAGGATGCCGAGCTTGAGGTCGCCGAGCAGGCTCTTGGGGAGATTCGAGAAAAAAGGCACCGTGGCCAGCTCTTTGAGGAGCTTGGTCACCTGACGC
The DNA window shown above is from Deltaproteobacteria bacterium PRO3 and carries:
- a CDS encoding bifunctional folylpolyglutamate synthase/dihydrofolate synthase gives rise to the protein MTRLERFLAQSRGEYRRMSLGLHRMRELLEKIGHPDKAFACVLIAGTNGKGSTARMVESVLRCAGYRTGLYTSPHLVRFSERIRIGGREVSAERLEEILADWERAGLADAEGGIPAGEGERLTWFEQATLLAFEVFRREGVEFAVLEVGLGGRLDATNAAEPLASAIVSIGLDHTEVLGATLAEIAREKAGVLRPWRPLVLGAMPEKVREELRRLALEAGAFPILAGEPEGEPRDFSYADFTELSIPLEGRHQLANAAVAIELLWALAVRGWPWSETELREGLAAVSHPGRLERVEGAPPVLLDGAHNPQALEALGRYIQEKFPGRPVSVVLAMSKEKDPRAALGILGALKPRWYFTVFPNERSLPLERWRELAAAEGLTGDFFEKPEAALGRARTETPPEGLVVATGSLFLVGGLREALGLDSGIA
- a CDS encoding GAF domain-containing protein, with translation MMKTARRFKKELSFKSLKGLERQVTKLLKELATVPFFSNLPKSLLGDLKLGILEGLSNAFLHGGSDARRPARLSLEALPRRIEIRIEDWGEGFAFQAALRRRPSDFEANGRGLIILKNLFDSVQYRKGRPNRLVLVRKLARPKKLDDAIELFNLLQEGIQQLRPKHHLYDRFLDFVVERFNVERASFLLFDPETQRLRVATSRGLSSKIVSKIAVASGEGVAGYVFKTSRPLLVNNAGKQRSGGPRPRRQGYHTSSFVSVPVIASPMHIGEETIGVLNLTDKRDGTRFTANELKLLNVMAAQAASAFRIRDLLDTVKQHEGLNRELEIVHEIQSRLVPEHFPRVGDLEVGGHCQLSMRGGGDYYDVIQVGEGLRGVVADVSGHDVGSAITMASFRAIFRSMVFDPNSPGYLQQVLRWAMHEDLIRLHQFISCWVFEYRPDGELRVSGAGHPPLLHYQASQKKWQTVFSNHLPLGLEDESKPQNKKIDLAKGDLLVFYTDGLFDPRMRATGFDKQSFCEIVEHHLHLGAADLVREIAREVSPHHLALQKPDDIAVLVLRRRT
- a CDS encoding YceI family protein, which gives rise to MKKISLAILSLSVLALNACGPKKFACTYSTDPKDIQLEWTAFKFTEKTPVKGKFNKAEVKGKTQAGSLADLVTGLHLDIDGASVETNDPGRNATIQQFFFEKFNPPFHIHAMATKLEGDDQKGTMAINISMNGSAKDVPFAYTVSADGVLTAQASIDMLEFGLQAPYDSIHKACEDKHTGKDGVSKTWTQVDLLLTGKFKKECK